The following coding sequences lie in one Homalodisca vitripennis isolate AUS2020 chromosome X, UT_GWSS_2.1, whole genome shotgun sequence genomic window:
- the LOC124369374 gene encoding coronin-1B-like: MSFRVVRSSKFRHVYGTALKREQCYDNIRVSKSSWDSTFCAVNPKFLAIIVESAGGGAFIVLPHNKVGRIAADHPLVGGHKGPVLDIAWCPHNDNIIASGSEDCVVKVWQIPDSGISSTIDYCTHRGPATCLAIMA, translated from the exons atgtCTTTCAGGGTAGTTAGATCAAGCAAATTTCGTCACGTGTATGGAACAGCATTAAAAAGAGAACAGTGCTATGATAATATTCGAGTATCGAAGTCTTCATGGGACTCTACGTTTTGTGCAGTCAATCCGAAATTCCTGGCCATCATAGTGGAATCGGCAGGAGGAGGCGCTTTCATTGTCCTGCCTCACAATAAG GTGGGGAGAATAGCCGCAGACCACCCCCTGGTAGGTGGTCACAAGGGCCCAGTCCTAGACATCGCCTGGTGTCCTCACAACGACAACATCATAGCTTCAGGCTCCGAGGATTGTGTGGTTAAAGTTTGGCAGATCCCCGACAGCGGCATTTCTAG CACAATCGACTACTGCACACACCGTGGACCTGCCACGTGTCTGGCCATCATGGCGTGA